The following are encoded together in the Candidatus Bathyarchaeota archaeon genome:
- a CDS encoding fumarate hydratase gives MNLTRTIENTAINLIKQAVTYLPEDIKQALQKAYTEETNTTAKTQLKTILCNIALAEKHQTPICQDTGTIT, from the coding sequence TTGAACCTGACACGCACCATAGAAAACACAGCCATCAACCTCATAAAACAAGCAGTCACCTACCTACCCGAAGACATCAAACAAGCACTCCAAAAAGCCTACACTGAAGAAACAAACACAACCGCAAAAACACAACTAAAAACCATCCTCTGCAACATCGCACTAGCCGAAAAACACCAAACCCCAATATGCCAAGACACAGGCACAATAACATT